The nucleotide window aaagttaccaaaatggccagcggagacctccttcttgaagttcgagaaaaagaacagtttgagaagctacaaaatctttcaacttttggtaacactccgatcactgtaacaccacacagatctatgaacacaacccgtggagtagtatctgatgctgatttgctcggcttgaccgaagaggaacttctggaggggtggaaaagtcagaatgtgaccaatgtacaaaggatcatcatcagaagagacaacaaggtaacaccaacaaaacacctaatactcacgttcgctttcagtaatctgccagaaagtattcaaacagggtacacgaagacgtcgatcagaccatacatacctaacccacgtcgttgttttaattgccagaggtatggccaccgctcacaaagctgtcgtggtcaccaaacttgtgcacaatgtggagtgtcaggccacaattcaaacaactgcgaagaaccatcacactgtgtgaactgtggcggaaatcatgccgcatactcacggtcttgttcattttggaaaaaagaaaaagaaatcatcacattgaaaattaaagaaaatatcacattcattcaaaaaagcaagatgaagagtgtcgccattttatggcgctacatatgctgatgcggcgcatcagggggcaacgccgcagcagccctcgccactccttcggccagcgcagagcgagccgacggctgtgacgcttgcccccaaggcggcagtagttcagtctactccgcctcctagcgaattgaggccggagactccaggatcctctggtctcaaggcctcaccgcaccaggcgaggcctaaaatccgaaccaccagctcgcatgtgcgggcacccagtgcctctgaggaggcaatggatacaacggtacccttggtaccgaaagagcggcgcggcttCTTGGAGCGCatcaagaaaaataaagaacCAACAatggggccggacgaccgtcctgccaccttaaTTAAcaagctcactccaacacaggatactctctgtacacacagcagcatctctttttttaatatgcagacagaaatattacagtggaacatccgaggccttcttcgaaacctcgatgacttacaagaactcctccatgaacacaatcctagagtgctgtgtgtacaagagacacacttaaaacgaacaaacacaaactttttacataactacgtaatcttccgaaaggatagagatgatgccatgccaccatctggtggtgtagcaGTTTAGTTAGTtaaggtatagcatgtacacaattaccccttcagacttccctcgaggcggtggctgttcgagcagttatttttaaacaaactcgtcgcCGTCTGCTCTTTGTatatacctccgcaccaccgtcttgaaaaacttcaattccagtctttaatagacgaactacctgaaccttatctggtccttggggacctgaacgcgcataacggtctgtggggtgactctcgctgtgatgcacgaggtcgtctcattgaacacttTCTCGTTCCATCAgatgcttgtctgttgaataggaaagaggcaacatactataaccttgccaacaaaacttactcttccatagacctcagtatcgcatctccttcacttgtaccattacttcagtggaaagtcataaataatccatacagaagtgaccattttcctttagttttgagtacaccaatattaTATAAATGTCCtccacgtgttcccaaatggctgataaacaaagccgactgggaacaatttcgaaagattactcacttaagttggactgacatatgcggattaggcatagatgaagctgtgcagtacttcacggcttttcttactgacgcagcagccaagtgcatcccacaaacatctggactgcccggcaaacgacacatcctatggtggaacactgagtgtcgtaatgcgcgaaaggaacataacagggcatggaggttgctgtggaacttgccgacagcggaaaactttgagaacttcaagaaaataaaatctcgaggcaggagaatgCATCGGCAGACCAGaggagaaagctggcacaagtttctatcagagataaattcatatacacaagaggctgtTATATCCCGACACCGGGCACATGGTGTCACATCTTTATTACTGAGGCGCACACTGCCAGCCTCAACACAAGCAGTACAAAACAGAATAACACCCTCCAGATACTGTTGACAGTATATGTACACACTCTATCTCTCGGCGCATGCGCAACTGGCAGTAGCTTGAGAGCATGCATACAAACCCTGCGACTGACGTCACAACACTTCCTTCACGCACAATTTTAGAAACTATCATAAGTCAGGCGCTCAGGTGGGCGCCGTTGCCTTGTGCTACGTCGTAAGGGAACCGGCTGCTCACGATTTTCGGGAAGTGAGAGTCTCGTGGGTGACGACGAATCTGAGCTTTGGTTGGTCGTCGATGTAGCATTTGTGATGTCCGATGCATGTGGTAGTTCCACTTCCGGTGGTGGGTCCTGTTGTGCCGTCGGTTCGATGTCCGATGGTCGCAAGTGGTCCGCGTGCACAAACCGCACTTTGTTTCGCACATGCACTAAATACGTCGAAGAAGATTTCACACACGTCACTTCTCCAGGCCACCAGTTCACAAGTTGCCCACGCACAGAACGCACCAGTACACGATCACCTACAGCAAACACTCGAGGTGAACCTCGGAGCCTGTCAGCAGACTTTTTTATTTCTGCGGTCTTAGCTCTCATCTGATTTGTTACGTCCGGGTGCAGCAGCGACAATCGGGTCCGCAGCTTCCTTCTCACAAATAATTCAGCAGGGGTTCTTCCCGTGAAAGTGTGAGGTGTGGTTCGATAACAAAACACGAAGTTATCTATCCTGTGTTGCAGTGTTCTGTTTGTGCCCTTTTCCGAGTCTTCTAGCACTTGTTTGagcagtgctttttttgttgtctgAACTGCGCGCTCCGCCGCACCGTTAGACTGCGGATGGTACGGCGGCGTTAGTGTGTGCCTCACACCATTAGCTTGAAGGAATTCTTTGAACTCAGTTGCCCGAAACTGCGGCCCGTTGTCCGTCACTACCTCCAGCAAAAGGCCATGCGCCGCGAACCATGAACGCACTACTTCAACGGTCTTCGCCACGGTGGTTACACTCATTATCTTAATTTCAAGCCATTTGGAATAGGTGTCGATAGCGAGGAGAAACATCCTTCCCTTTTCTTCAGCGAAGTCTAAATGCACACGCTCCCACGGATTCTGGCATATTTGCCACGAGGACAAGGGTACGGGTTGAGCTGCAGGGAGAACCGTTTGGCATATTGCACATTTGCGCACTGTGTTTTCGAGGGCTTTGTCCATTCCCGGCCACCATACTACTGACCTCGCTAATGCTTTCATTCGGGTTATACCTAAGTGCTGCTCGTACAGCAACTGCAAAACATTCTTGTGCAATGATTCCGGTACTACCACTCTGTTTGTCCATATAACGCACCCGTTGTCTACACTGAGCTCGAGCCGGCGTACCCAGAACGGCTTTAGCTGCTCCGACACGGTCTTGGGCCATCCATGCCAGATCATGTCGCGTACAGCCCTCAGCACTTTATCGCATCCTGTTTCTCGACTGACATCATTTGACGTTAAAGGCAAGTCGTTTAGTGCTGAAAAGTAGATTTCTTCGCACTTGCTACCTGTGTCAGGTAACGGTAAACGGGACAATGCGTCTGCATGCTGGATAGCTGATCCTGGTTTGTGTTTGATTCTATAGGTGTAGTCGGCCAAAAATGTCAGCCAACGATGCACTCGTGCCGTGGCTACTGCACTGCCCTGCCGTTTAGGGTCAAACAAAATTGTCAAAGGTTGGTGATCTGTTATTATGTTAAAGGGCCGTCCGTAAAGGTACTTATGAAATTTTTTTACAGCAAACACAATACTAAGTGCTTCTTTCTCAATCTGCCCATAGTTACGTTCGGCCGCTGATAATGACCGCGAAGCAAAAGAAACCGGCTTTTCCTCACCGTTCACCAAGTGCGATAGCACAGCCCCTAACCCGTAATCAGAAGCATCACATGTGATccagatttctttttttacgtCATACAACTGCAACACAGTCTTATCAGTCAACAATTCTTTGCATCTTTCGAATGCTTCATTACATTCGCGTGACCAGTGCCATGTAGTTTCTTTTCGCAACAAGTTGTGCAGTGGTTCCAAGATCGATGCTAAATTTGGCAAAAATTTTCCGTAGTAATTAATCAAACCTAAAAAGGCCTTCAACTGACTCACGTTAGTGGGCCTTGGCGCTTTTCTGATAGCTTCAACTTTTTCCGCTGTTGGGTGTAAGCCGTGCTTGTCGATCTCGTGTCCCAAGTATGTGACGCGTTGCTGAAAGAAGCTGCATTTCCTTGCGTTCACTTTTACGCCGTGTTTACTTAGGCGTTGAAGAACTTGCTCCACCCTTTCATAACACTGCCCGTCGTTCTCACCAGCGATGACTACATCATCAATGTAGCACGCGGTTCCAGGCAGATTACGCAGTATCTGGTCCATGACCGCCTGGAAAATAGCTGGTGCGCACGCTACGCCATACGGCAAGCGGCGGAATCTAAACAGACCTAGGTGGGTGTTAATAGTGAGCTGTTCCTGCGCTTGTTTGTTTAGTTCGAGTTGCAAGTACGCTTTTGAGAAGTCTATGATAGAAAACACAGTTCCACCCTGAAGATTTGCGAATATGTCTTCAGGAAGTGGCAAGGGATAGTGATCGACCTTGATGGCTGGGTTTACTGTGACGCGATAGTCGCCACATAATCTCAGTTCTTGATTGTTCTTTTTTGGAACAATCACAAGAGGCGTTGTCCATGGACTATGTCTGACCTTATATATGACTCCAGCTTTTTCTAGCTTGACCAATTCTTGTTCAACGCGCTCGCGCAAAGCGTATGGCACTGGTCGCGCTTTCATAAAGACAGGGCGCGCGTCATCCTTCAATTCAATGCTGCATTCGAATCCCTTAATTGTACCAAAACCCGCGCCAAACACTTCGGGAAATTTCTCAGCAAGCAATGCCTCCTTAGCCACCACATTTACTGAAAATACTTCCTGCCAATTTATTTTGATTTTAGAAAGCCAATCTCGGCCAAACAACGTGGGCATTCTAGCACCCTGCGTTTATTTCGCTATGACAAGTGGCAGTTCGAAACACTGGTCTTGGTATTGCACCTTTACATCCATAATACCAACAGTAGGGACCGTCGTGCCATTGTACATGGCTAGTTTGACATTTGCTTGCCTGCAAGAGGCGTTTGGGAAGTGTTTAGCACACTCTGTTTCTGACATTATTGACACCGCTGCGCCCGCGTCAAGTTCCATGGGTATCACTTTATCATTTATGCAAACCTTGATTGCAATGGCGGGCATACCTTCTTTGTGGTTCGTATTATACAGAGATAGCAGTTCGTTAGTATTTTCTTTCTCGCATTCTTCGCTCTCTACTCTATTTACAAGCTTAGATTTGCACATTTTAGCAACATGACCCCTTTTTGTACACCTATAACAGGTACTGTTCAGAAATCGGCAACTCACGGGTGAATGCTGTCCTCCGCAACGATGACACATTCTTTTCGTTTGTTCTTTCGCTGCCCCATTTTCCTTGTCCCAGCTGGACTACGTCGGCGCTTCCCTCGAAGGTGCTTTACTCGGTTGTGAGATTTTCCGTTGCCAGTAGATGTCCTCCGTTTCTACAGCTGCTCCTTTCGAACTGGTTTGCAGCATTTCTTTCGTGTCTTGTGTTGCCGCTTCCATGGCCATGGCTACGCTGCATGCGCGTTCCCACGTTACTTCCTCGTCTGGCATTGCCAATAGCCTGCACCGTACTCCCTCGGTACGTATTCCAGCGACGAGCCGGTCACGCAATGCTTCGGTCAAAAAGGCACCGAATTCGCATGTTGCCGCGAGTTTCTTCAATTCGACTATAAAGTCTGCGACAGTCTCATGCGGCTCTTGCTTTCGCTGGTGAAAACGATACCTTTCGGTGACCACGGAGCGCTTGGGAGCGTAATGCTTCTTCAGAACGTCAACAACTTCCGTGAATGACGTCTTAGCTGGTGTTTTAAGCAGCAGCAAGCTCCGAAGCGTGACGTAGGCCTTCTCACCTATAGCCGTGAGAAAGATTGGAAGCTTCTTGTCTTCCGCGATGTCATTGGCCGCGGCAAATACTTCGAACCGCTCCAGGTATACCTCGAAGTTACCGTCCTCTTGTTGGAACTCGGGTAACTTACCGACAGTGGTCGCCATACTCAGTTCAAGCTGGTTAGAGTGGGATTCCTAGAAGCCTGCGgcggatcccatcctcgtcgccagttgtTATATCCCGACACCGGGCACATGGTATCACATCTTTATTACTGAGGCGCACACTGCCAGCCTCAACACAAGCAGTACAAAACAGAATAACACCCTCCAGATACTGTTGACAGTATATGTACACACGCTATCTCTCGGCGCATGCGCAACTGGCAGTAGCTTGAGAGCATGCATACAAACCCCGCGACTGACGTCACAacagaggctaaagtctggaacatggttgatagggtagcaggaagacaagtacactcactcccactcgtaaatacacagggtgacagcctggaagatcagctTAACTTCCTCGGTGCATACTACGAGAAGGTGTcgagctcgtcacactatacagaagctttccaaagatacaaagcaaggatagaaaaacagaaactagaatacaagtgcacaaattacgaggcatacaaccaacctttcaacttagctgagctacaaacatcactaaactcctgcagtaatgctgccccaggctacgaccgtgtcacatatgaaatgttgaaaaacctgccgctcaaaacgcgaaaagctttactctccctatacaatgctatctggctttctgacACCATCCcttcttcctggaaagaggctattattgttcctattttgaaacagggcaaggacccttcctcagttgcgagttataggcccattgcacttacaagctgcctttgtaaacttcttgaaaagatgataaaccgccgacatttacatttcctcgaaacacacaatctgctcgaccgattcTAGTGCggatttcgagagggtagatccaccaccgaccatctggtgcgcattgaggcagaaatccgagacgctttcgtccacaaacaatactttctctctgtgtttcaCAATATCGAGAAGGCATACAACACAACATGGCgtcttggcatattaagagacctgtctcacttgggtgtgcaggtagaatgctttccataatcgagagttacttgtccaatcggacattccgtgtccgtgtgggcagtattctctcccaaacatttgtccaagaaacgggagtaccgcaaagtggtgtacttagttgtacactttttattatcaaaatgaattccttgcacctgtccatcccccgcaacatgttctactgtacatatgtcgatgacgtccagcttggctttaagtcatctaacctggcaatgtgtgaggggcaggttcagttaggtttaaacaaggtctccaaatgggcagcggaaaacggattccgactgaacccacaaaaaagcacgtgtgtcttgttctcccgaaagagaggcatgcactcaagacccgacattgaactgaacggtcaacgtctgtctgttaatgcggagcataaattcttgggCTTAATCTTGAACAACAAGTTGActttgtaccgcacatcaagtatttaaaaacaaaatgtttaaaagccatgaatgtcctaaaagtgttgtcacatactacgtggggtagtgacaatgtctcatgaacctgtatagaagcctcattcgcacctgCTTAAATTATGGGGcagttgtttatcagtctgcgactcaaagtgctttgaagatgctggacctcgtgcaccatttgggcatttgcctttctacgggtgcttttcgcacgagccctgtagaaagcctttacgttgagtcaaatgagtggttgcttcatctgcagagaacttacatgtcctttgtatatttgcTTAAGTTGAAAgaagacaaggagcacccctcatactccactattaatgatttgtcgagctccatactgtttcaaaacaggccttcgatgaggccgcCCTACTCAGTTTGCCTCACGGGTCTATCTGAGGAAACTGGTGTCTCACTGGAACACagtttattggctcctgtagcatacccgccaccttggcagtggcagactatagaatgcgatgtgtctttccgagAAATTACAAAACACGCGCCCATTGCTCATATCCGAagatacttcctggaacttcaacacaaatacacacgtcctgagttctttacagatgccttcaAGTCTATCTCctttgtgtcctacgctgctgttggcccatccttttcggatgctggccctctgcatccaggcacaagtatcttcacagcggaagcttacgcgatacttgtggcagctaaacacatcaaacaattacaaatacaaaaagcagtaatttttacggactccctcagtgtggtaacggctctgcaaagtcttaaaaaacaaaaaaaccttgtCCTCGTTTcgctttactccattttatgcacactcta belongs to Rhipicephalus microplus isolate Deutch F79 unplaced genomic scaffold, USDA_Rmic scaffold_13, whole genome shotgun sequence and includes:
- the LOC119169744 gene encoding uncharacterized protein LOC119169744, with the protein product MATTVGKLPEFQQEDGNFEVYLERFEVFAAANDIAEDKKLPIFLTAIGEKAYVTLRSLLLLKTPAKTSFTEVVDVLKKHYAPKRSVVTERYRFHQRKQEPHETVADFIVELKKLAATCEFGAFLTEALRDRLVAGIRTEGVRCRLLAMPDEEVTWERACSVAMAMEAATQDTKEMLQTSSKGAAVETEDIYWQRKISQPSKAPSREAPT